In a genomic window of Magnolia sinica isolate HGM2019 chromosome 16, MsV1, whole genome shotgun sequence:
- the LOC131229738 gene encoding wall-associated receptor kinase 5-like: MYKGTINGRAIIVSKSKQSNLISSSRAYEVAVLSRINHVNIVKILGCCLEIEIPTLVYDFFSQETLYDRIHKAGSSCYISWENCLKIATGVAYGLTYLHIDMATPIIHRNIKSSQILLDEHCNVKIIGFDISLPMPLGETEIECVVMGTFGYSDPCYIETGLVSEKSDVYSYGAVVFEMLTGKNVIEIEESELVSKFAEEKLVSFVEASLLKEVKKDQLMAFAQLVRRCLSERWDERPTMKEVVQELRRIKGL, translated from the coding sequence ATGTACAAGGGAACCATCAATGGTCGAGCTATTATTGTTTCTAAGTCAAAACAGTCCAATTTAATTTCCTCCTCCAGAGCCTATGAAGTTGCTGTGCTATCCCGAATCAACCATGTGAACATAGTGAAGATACTCGGATGTTGCCTCGAGATCGAAATTCCAACACTAGTGTATGATTTCTTCTCCCAAGAGACTCTTTATGACCGTATCCACAAAGCTGGAAGTTCATGCTATATTTCATGGGAAAATTGCTTAAAGATTGCAACAGGAGTGGCGTATGGACTTACCTATTTGCACATAGACATGGCGACACCAATCATTCATAGGAATATAAAATCCAGTCAAATTTTGTTGGACGAACATTGTAATGTCAAAATCATTGGTTTTGATATATCACTGCCTATGCCCTTGGGTGAAACAGAGATAGAATGCGTTGTTATGGGGACCTTTGGGTATTCGGATCCATGTTATATTGAGACGGGGCTAGTATCAGAAAAAAGCGATGTTTATAGCTACGGGGCAGTAGTGTTTGAGATGTTAACCGGAAAGAATGTTATAGAGATTGAGGAATCGGAGTTGGTTTCTAAGTTTGCTGAAGAGAAGCTTGTTAGCTTTGTTGAGGCAAGTCTTCTTAAAGAAGTGAAGAAAGATCAACTGATGGCATTTGCACAGCTTGTTAGGAGATGCCTTTCGGAAAGATGGGATGAGAGGCCTACAATGAAGGAAGTTGTTCAAGAACTCCGACGAATTAAAGGGTTATGA
- the LOC131229737 gene encoding wall-associated receptor kinase-like 1 yields the protein MALRCYNSWFGFGLRPKRNDEVFLNNGAELLEELITYSEGKSSPIRIFSAQELEKATNNYADDLFFCEERLYKMYKGTIDGRAVIVSKSQQSNFISASRAYEVAVLSRINHVNILKILGCCLEIEIPTLVYEFFSHETLYDRIHKPGTSGYISWENCLKIATGVAYGLTYLHIDMATPIIHRDIKSRKILLDEHCNVKIIGFDVSLPMPLGETETECLVLGTYGYADPCYMAKGLVSEKSDVYSYGVVVFEILTGKKDRELWESASEFAECTEEKLVGFAEASLLQEVKKDQLMAFAQLVRRCLSGSWEERPTMKEVVQELRRIKGL from the exons ATGGCACTCAGAT GCTACAACAGTTGGTTTGGTTTTGGCTTGAGACCAAAAAGGAACGATGAGGTCTTCTTAAATAACGGAGCTGAGTTATTAGAAGAGTTAATTACTTATTCCGAAGGGAAAAGTAGCCCAATCCGCATCTTTTCCGCGCAAGAGCTTGAGAAGGCAACTAACAATTATGCAGACGACCTATTTTTTTGTGAAGAAAGATTGTACAAAATGTACAAGGGAACCATCGATGGTCGAGCTGTTATCGTCTCCAAGTCACAACAGTCCAATTTCATTTCCGCCTCCAGAGCCTATGAAGTAGCAGTACTATCCCGAATTAACCATGTGAACATATTGAAGATACTCGGATGTTGCCTCGAGATCGAAATTCCAACACTAGTGTATGAATTCTTCTCCCACGAGACTCTTTATGACCGTATCCACAAACCTGGAACTTCAGGCTATATTTCATGGGAAAATTGTTTAAAGATTGCGACAGGAGTGGCGTATGGACTTACCTATTTGCATATAGACATGGCGACACCAATCATTCATAGGGatataaaatcaagaaaaattttGTTGGACGAACATTGTAATGTCAAAATCATTGGTTTTGATGTGTCACTGCCTATGCCCTTGGGTGAAACAGAGACAGAATGCCTGGTTCTCGGGACCTATGGGTATGCTGATCCGTGTTATATGGCGAAGGGGCTAGTATCAGAAAAAAGTGATGTTTACAGCTACGGGGTAGTTGTGTTTGAGATTTTAACCGGAAAGAAGGATAGAGAGCTTTGGGAGTCGGCTTCTGAGTTTGCTGAATGCACAGAAGAGAAGCTTGTTGGCTTTGCTGAGGCAAGTCTTCTTCAAGAAGTGAAGAAAGATCAACTGATGGCATTTGCACAGCTTGTTAGGAGATGCCTTTCGGGAAGCTGGGAGGAGAGGCCTACAATGAAGGAAGTTGTTCAAGAACTCCGACGAATTAAAGGGTTATGA